CAGCGTTCATGAACCTGCCTCCGAGTTGTCCGGGGATTTAATCCGGTATCCGAAAATCGCGAAATCAGGGCAGTACATGCCACACAAATCGCAGCCGCTGCATTTCTCTGGAGTAGCAAGATAAGGGGGGTGGTATCCCTTGGAATTAAAAGCTGTAGAGAGCGCCAGCACTTTCGTCGGACAGAACTCCACACAGAAACCGCAGGCCTTGCAACGCTCGACGTGAATTTCAACGCTACCTTTAGCCATTTCGTCCTCAAAGCGGTGGACTCGGCAAAGGCCGCTATCCGCTCGCCATCTGAACCTGCTTCCACTGCGCCCCCCAGAATCGGCTCCCTCATCGCAGGAACAAACCATCGTTCTTTGCGTGAGCCCCCCGGCGAAAGACGCTTTCGTTAGAGAAAACGTGCGAGATACGGGACAAACCCGTCGCCACCACACTGTGGCATTGTGCCGGGCGATGTCCTAGCCGGGTATGACACGCGTCACAAATAGTTGTGAGGAGCGGGCGGCGTACAACCACCGTGATGCCGGTTTAGAGTCCCATCACATTCTTCTGCAGCTTCTGGTAACCGTGCTCTTCCGCCCACAAAGAAAGCGGGATGGCAGCCAATTCGTCCACCTGAGGAATCGCCAGCCCATTCTTGGTGAGATCAATGGTGTTGAGATAGGTGTGGCAGGTGTCACAGGAGTCCACCCGGATGTAGTTGAACTGCTCAGCCTGATAAACAGGCAGAGACTGATGGTTCTCCTCACCGCAAGCCGGACACTTCGTCCGCAAATAATGCCACTCGCTGGCGCAAAGCGAACACAGCAACGAGCGGCGGCCTCCATCCCCTTCCGGACGGAGCACAGCTAGCGACGGATTCCCTCCGCAAGCCGGACAGGACGACCTGCCATCCGACTCGGGAATGCTTGCGTCCTTCAGAACGTATTCTGCGTAGGGCTGCGCCAGGACGAGAACGAAAAACGAGTCCGCACTGACCTCCATTTCTCCTGCCTGGAACGCCACAATTAGCGCTTTCCAGCGCTGTTCACCACCCTGAGTGAGATCGCGGGCTCGTGAAGCAAGGGCCGCCGGACCCGATTTTTCGATCAGCTTCAGCAAACCGGGAAAGTGTGGCAAAAGGAGGGCGGGCTTCAGGTCCTGCAGAGAGAATCTCTGAGCGCCATCCCGTAACGCGGAATTAGCACAGAGCTTCTCATACACAGTCTTCTGGAAACGGGCGACACCGGCGTAGAAGCGCAACACCTCGGCGGCGAAAGGATACTTGGCCGCCAGCTCCTCCGCGCGGCGTGCGCGCGCTTCCCAAGAAGCTCGCTTAGCTTGCACCACCATAAGATCCTGCTATAACTCCAGTGTGCTCCCGGGGTTCAGTTCTTCCGGTTCCCAGGTGCGGCGAAAAAGGCGCGCCCCATTCGAACCATTCAGCGTAACGGCGCCAGCGGACACCAGCAACATCGCACCTTCGCGGAGTCCGACCACCGGAGTTTCATTTTCCTCCAGATACTGCCGCAGGCGCTCCTCCCGGGTCTCGCCCATGTGCCTGGAATTGGGCTCTGGATCAAGATAATGCGGATTGATCTGGAATGGTACGAGACCTAACGCGTTTAAGCTGGGCGGCTGCACAATCGGCATATCGTTCGTGGTCTTGATAGTTGGACAGGCAACGTTTGAACCAGCACTCGATCCCATGTAGAGCATGCCGTTCTGGACACGTTCGCGAATCCTCCCTAGCAAATCGAAATCGTAAAGACATTTCAGCAGCCGAAAGGTGTTGCCCCCACCGACGAATATCGCCTCTCCTCCCTGAATTGCCTGCTTCGGATCCGTCGTGTGGATGGAATCCAGGGCATATCCCATCGCTTCGAATCTGTGCCGTGCCGTGGCTGCATACCCATCCCGGTCATGGAGCGCGTAGGGCACAAACAATACCCGTCCCACGCTGCCCAGGAAGCTGCGGATCTCCGCCTCCGCGTAGTCTAGATACCCTCCGCCGTACAGGGTTGAGGTGCTGAGCAGCAACGCCCTCTTGGCCAGAGTCTGCATGGCTCACTTTCACCTCGACACCATAGTTCTACCAGCACCCAGGCTTAGGGCCAAGCAAATGTCACGCCAGATCGAATAGCAAAACCTCTGCCGGGTCGCCTTGGATTCTTCCCACGATCTCGATTTTTGATTCGTCAGAGACTGAGGCGCCATCGCCCTGCTCGAGGGCCAGGCCATTCAATTCCACGCTGCCACGGGCCACCTGGATCCAGGCCCCCCGCCCCGGTGCCAGGCTCTGACTCACAGTTGCTCCGTTGTTGAGCAGTGTCGCGTACACTCGAGCATCCTGATGGATCGCCACCGACCCATCCTTCCCGTCGGGAGAAGCAATCAGCCGCAGCTTGCCCGCCTTCTCGTCAGCGGAGAAATTCTTCTGCTCATAGCTCGGCTCGACGCCCTCCCTATTCGGCAAAATCCATATCTGTAGCAGGTGAACCGGTTTAGACGTCAAATGGTTGTACTCGCTGTGCATCACCCCGGTGCCCGCGCTCATGCGCTGCACTTCCCCTGGAACGATGCTAGAGCCGTTCCCCATGCTGTCCTTATGCGCCAGAGCACCTTGCAGGACATAGGTGATGATTTCCATGTCGCGGTGTGGGTGCATGCCGAAGCCCGACCCCGGCTGTACCCAGTCTTCGTTGATGACTCGCAACGACCGGAAATGTACGAATTTGGGATCGAAGTAATCGGCAAAAGAAAAGCTGAAACGACTGTCCAACCAGCCGTGATTGGCGTGCCCCCGATCCTGACTCTTGCGAATGCTAATCATCGACTGCCTCCCGCCGCATTCTTCTCTAGTTCGGACAGTATATGTGATGACAAATATCGTTAAAACGATTCATTTTCATGGAGTACGGGAGTATCGGGAAGTTTAAGACAGTCCATTTTCCCATCGCCTATTTTGCTGCTGGTACGAAGGCGTCCGCCAGAGACACGGCCTCAATCGCGGACTGAAGCTCTGCCAGAGACGACTGACTCGTGACTTCAATTTCCCTGGCTTCCCCGGGCAGTAGATCAAAATAGTTATCGCTCAGAACAACATCAAAATTGCCAAACGACACATAGACATCCTTAGCCAGCACCGAAGAGGTGACGCGAAGTTTGTATTTGCCCGCAGTGCCCGAAAGGCTTGCCTCAACCCTCGTAGCTGGCAAATTGATGTTCTTCATGGAATCGAAGAAGTAGGTGTTCTGCGAAACCACTTTTCCGTCTACCGCAAGGTCCACCAACAGCACAATTTGATCTGCATTGGCGCCCTTCAGCAACTCGTCGCGTGGAACCTCCAACTTCACTGCGCTCGATAGTGGCGCAACGCGCACATCAAGATCTTTCTCCCACAGCGACCTCCCGGAGAAATCCAGCAGTCGGGCCCTCAGCTTCGCAGGAATCACGGAAGTGCGGTCAGAGACCACATAAAAATTTACGCTCCCCTTCTCTTCCAGTGCAGAAACCAATAGATCCTTGTAAAAACGGCGAGCGTAATAATGCAACGCTTTCCAGCGCCCGTAGTAGTCGATGCTGGACCAGGACGCGACCGGCCAGCAATCGTTCAGTTGCCAATACAACGACCCCATGGTCCGAGGACGTTGCCGTCGTAAGTGTTCCGCCCCAATGCGAATGGCCTCCGCCTGCAACACCTGGCTGACATAAAGGAACGACCCGAAATCCTTCGGTTCGCGATAGTAGCGCAGCATGTAGTCGCGAATGCGAGCATTCCCGCCGACATTCTTCTGGTGTGCAAGCATTACCGGCGAGCTGATGTCCAGGTCTTCCGGCTTGGCAAAGGCGAGAATGGTGCGCAACTCGGGAAATGACTGGAAGCCATACTCTGTCATGAAGCGGGGATGCTGATCGCGATATTCCTCGAGCGGCGCTAGCGCGTGCCACACTTCCCAATAATGCATGTCGCCGTAATTCTGCGACCCGGGAAGGTCCTGGTAGTTTGCACTGGGAGAACTCGGCCAATAAGGCGTGCCTCCTCCGTACTCAGCAACTACTGTGGGAAGAATTCCGCTAAAGAGCACCAGGTAGTCCTGCCAGACACGCTCTCGCACCGCAGGCGGCAGACTCTCTTTCCATACTTTGCGGTCTTTCCAGAAGTACCATGCGGCTTCCACTTCGTTGTTGCCGCACCAGATCACGAGGCTGGGATGATTCCGCAACCGTTTGACCTGATAGATTGCCTCCTGGCGAACATTGTCCTGAAAGGCGGCGCCGCCCGGAACCATGGCTCCGCCAAACATAAAGTCCTGCCAGACCATGAGCCCGAGCTCGTCACAAAGATTGTAGAACTCCTCCGACTCATAGTAGCCGCCTCCCCACGAACGAATCATGTTCATGTGAGCATCGCGC
The Terriglobales bacterium DNA segment above includes these coding regions:
- a CDS encoding formate dehydrogenase accessory protein FdhE → MVVQAKRASWEARARRAEELAAKYPFAAEVLRFYAGVARFQKTVYEKLCANSALRDGAQRFSLQDLKPALLLPHFPGLLKLIEKSGPAALASRARDLTQGGEQRWKALIVAFQAGEMEVSADSFFVLVLAQPYAEYVLKDASIPESDGRSSCPACGGNPSLAVLRPEGDGGRRSLLCSLCASEWHYLRTKCPACGEENHQSLPVYQAEQFNYIRVDSCDTCHTYLNTIDLTKNGLAIPQVDELAAIPLSLWAEEHGYQKLQKNVMGL
- a CDS encoding pirin family protein, encoding MISIRKSQDRGHANHGWLDSRFSFSFADYFDPKFVHFRSLRVINEDWVQPGSGFGMHPHRDMEIITYVLQGALAHKDSMGNGSSIVPGEVQRMSAGTGVMHSEYNHLTSKPVHLLQIWILPNREGVEPSYEQKNFSADEKAGKLRLIASPDGKDGSVAIHQDARVYATLLNNGATVSQSLAPGRGAWIQVARGSVELNGLALEQGDGASVSDESKIEIVGRIQGDPAEVLLFDLA
- a CDS encoding 4Fe-4S binding protein yields the protein MVCSCDEGADSGGRSGSRFRWRADSGLCRVHRFEDEMAKGSVEIHVERCKACGFCVEFCPTKVLALSTAFNSKGYHPPYLATPEKCSGCDLCGMYCPDFAIFGYRIKSPDNSEAGS
- a CDS encoding glycoside hydrolase family 2 protein encodes the protein MPSCWKAVLIDFSVLFLMSVTPALASPKQVVNLNGGWRFRVLATENQELTREWLPATVPGVVQTDLLANKLIPDPFYRDNESRLQWIGLSDWEYGTSFEASAALLGRAHVELVFAGLDTYAEVFLNDQPVLTADNMFREWRVDIKSYLKSGQNSLRVVFHSPITYVLKQIENAPYHLATVQQVAQVAEKGIATDPYTRKAPYNYGWDWGPRYITIGIWKPVTLEAWDAVTIRDLHIQQNEITSSLANLSAIVEVEATVDGSATVIITGRSGTHAAVRVARNVKVVRGQNRIVVPLEITNPALWYPNGYGLQSLYQFKASLVQDGTSVDQVAVRTGLRSLQLRREPDPTGASFEFVVNGIPVFGKGADVIPFDSFPNRVTPEIYRHILESARDAHMNMIRSWGGGYYESEEFYNLCDELGLMVWQDFMFGGAMVPGGAAFQDNVRQEAIYQVKRLRNHPSLVIWCGNNEVEAAWYFWKDRKVWKESLPPAVRERVWQDYLVLFSGILPTVVAEYGGGTPYWPSSPSANYQDLPGSQNYGDMHYWEVWHALAPLEEYRDQHPRFMTEYGFQSFPELRTILAFAKPEDLDISSPVMLAHQKNVGGNARIRDYMLRYYREPKDFGSFLYVSQVLQAEAIRIGAEHLRRQRPRTMGSLYWQLNDCWPVASWSSIDYYGRWKALHYYARRFYKDLLVSALEEKGSVNFYVVSDRTSVIPAKLRARLLDFSGRSLWEKDLDVRVAPLSSAVKLEVPRDELLKGANADQIVLLVDLAVDGKVVSQNTYFFDSMKNINLPATRVEASLSGTAGKYKLRVTSSVLAKDVYVSFGNFDVVLSDNYFDLLPGEAREIEVTSQSSLAELQSAIEAVSLADAFVPAAK
- the pepE gene encoding dipeptidase PepE, which translates into the protein MQTLAKRALLLSTSTLYGGGYLDYAEAEIRSFLGSVGRVLFVPYALHDRDGYAATARHRFEAMGYALDSIHTTDPKQAIQGGEAIFVGGGNTFRLLKCLYDFDLLGRIRERVQNGMLYMGSSAGSNVACPTIKTTNDMPIVQPPSLNALGLVPFQINPHYLDPEPNSRHMGETREERLRQYLEENETPVVGLREGAMLLVSAGAVTLNGSNGARLFRRTWEPEELNPGSTLEL